The Oxobacter pfennigii genome includes the window AAATGAGGATTTTGTTAATAAGTGATATTCATGGAAATTTAGAAGCTCTGGAAAGCTGTTTTAAGGCTGCAGAAAAAGAAAAGATAGATACTATTAATGTACTGGGTGATATTGTGGGATACATGGCCAACCCTAATGAATGCGTGGAGAAGGTAAAAGAGTTTGAATGCATATTGGGAAACCACGATAATGCGGTTTTCAACGATGAAGAATTAAAATATTTTAACTCCTATGCTGCCAAGGCTATAATGTGGACGAGAGAGAACATAAAGAAAAGGAATATGGACTTTTTATCATCCCTTAATAACAGCAAGGTATTTATACAGCACAACTATACCATAACCCACGGAAGCCTGTGCGACCCATTGGAATACATTGAATATGAATACCAGGCAGAGCGCATTATGGAGATAGCCACAACACCTCTGGTATTTGCCGGCCACACTCATGTTCCGGCCATGTGGAGGCTATACGAAAAAGATGATAAGCCACATATTTTAAAAGTTAACGGAGACTCTCTTACATTCAACAGGGATATACAGCTTGAAAAAGATAAAAAGTATATAATAAATATCGGAGCCGTAGGACAGCCAAGAGACGGAAATCCCAAAGGATGCTGCGCTATTTATGACAGCATTGAATATACGGTCAAATACCTAAGATTTGAATATCCTGTGGAGGAAACGGTTCAAAAGATTAAAGCCAACAACCTCCCGGTATTCTTGCATAAAAGGCTTCTTAAAGGCGAATAGTATAGAAAACAAAAAAGGGGTTAAAAACATTGGATGAAAAAGAAATGATTAAGGGAGACCCTCATATTTTGCTTAGCTGGACCAACACCATGCTGAGAGATAAAGCCGACAGCCTTGACGACTTGCTTCATTTATATGGCTTTAAAAAAGAGGAGCTTATCCGCAGGCTACAATCAATAGGATATAAATACGATATTGATGAAAATCAATTTAAAAACTTATGACAGGGTATTTGCCCTGTCATAAGTTTTTTAAATAAAATTGGAACAAAATTGCCTTATTCATCATATTGTAATAACAGCATAGGTTTTTTGCATTGGATCTGTCAAAGTCCTGATAAGTAAATTATTTTAAGGAAGTGAAAAATGATGTCGGAATTTGAAGACCAGATTCCTTTTTCAGAGATTGAATTTGCTGAAAATCCTGAACCCCGGTGTCCCTGCCTTTTGCTTTTAGATACCTCAAGCTCCATGAAAGGGAGACCTATTTCTGAACTAAATGAAGGATTGATATGCTTTAAAGATGAGCTTATGGCAGATGAGTTGGCATCCAAAAGAGTTGAAATCGGTATAATTACCTTCGGCCCTGTAAGAGTACAAAATTCATTTCAGACAGCCGATGTATTTGAGCCTTCCCTATTGAATACCAGCGGTCATACGCCAATGGGTGCAGCCATTGAAACGGGAATAGAAATGATTAATAAACGAAAAAGCGAATACAGGCAAAACGGAATTTCTTACTACCGCCCCTGGATTTTCCTCATAACTGACGGAGGTCCCACGGATAAATGGGAAAGAGCTGCAAAGATGATTAGAGAAGGTGAAGATAAAAAAGCGTTCATGTTTTTTGCTGTGGGGGTGGAAGGCGCCAACATGGGAATACTTAATCAGATAGCTGTACGCCAGCCCTTAAAATTAAAGGATTTGAGATTCAGGGACTTATTTTCCTGGCTTTCAAATTCTCTGGTTTCGGTATCCCATTCCAGCCTTGGCGAGCAAGTAAGCTTAAAAAACCCCGAAGGTCCTGACGGGTGGGCTGCTGCAGATGATTAAAGATACATTTAAAATTGCCTATGCATCCTGTCAGGGAAGTTATCATAAAAATAGAAATATTCCCTGTCAGGATTACTGCTATATTAAGATTATTCATTCAAAGAAGTCTGAAACAGTACTGGCAATTGTAGTTTCAGACGGAGCCGGCAGTGCAAAGTACTCAGAGATAGGCTCCTGTATTGTCTGCCATTCCGTAATGGAAGAAATAAAAGAATTCTTTAAAGGCGATAAAAAGCTTTATGATTTTAGCCGCCAAAATGCTGAGGAGATGATAAGGTCTTTTCAGCATGGGTTATCGGGATTTGCAGGTATTTTTGAAACTTCCGGCCGGGAATTTTCCTGTACATTGCTGTGTGCTCTAATAGGAGACAAGGGTGGGGTGTTTTTTCAGATAGGAGACGGTGCCATTGTCATATCCACTGATGAAGACAGTGAAAATTATTTTCCTGTCTTTTGGCCTATGAGGGGAGAATATGAGAATTCCACCCTTTATGCCACAGATACGGAAAGCTTAAGAGAAGGACTGGAGTATAAATCCATTATTGGAAATATACAGGATATTGCAGTCTTTACCGATGGTTTGCAGAGGCTGGCTCTTCATTATAAGACCAGGACAGCCTATGGACCTTTCTTTAAGCCTCTGTTTTCCTACATTAAATCAAAGGCCGATACAAATACCGAAAAGTTTAACCATTCTTTGGATTCATTCCTTAATTCCCCCAGGATAAACAAAAGGACAGACGATGATAAGACTCTCGTTATAGCATCCAGGAGTGATTGATATGGAGAATATAAATGTTTATGACAGCAACAAGAATAAAATAATACTTGGAGATTTTTTGGGAAGAGGCGGAGAAGGCAGCGTATATGAAGTTGCGGGCAATGCAAATCTTGCTGCCAAGATATATCACGATCCATTGAATAAAAATAAGGAAGATAAATTAAAAGCAATGACTTATGTTAAAAGTGAGAAGCTTCTAAACGTATTGGCCTGGCCGGTGGATACCCTTTATAATGCTGATGATAACTCAATGGTTGGTATATTGATGCCTATGGTAAAAGGGTATAAAGAAATTCATAAATTATATAACCCCGGTGTGCGTATTGCAGAATTTCCCCATGCAGGCTGGGACTTTCTAATACGCACAGCCTCCAATTTAGCCCGGGCATTTTCAGTAGTGCATAAACATGATCATGTGATTGGAGATATCAACCCCGGCAATATCGTTGTTTCCAGTCGGGCAACAGTGATGCTTATAGATACCGACAGCTTTCAGGTAAGTGCCTATGGGAATATTTATCCCTGCAATGTGGGAGTCACCATGTATCAACCGCCGGAGCTTCAAGATATCAAATCTTTTGAAGGGCTTATAAGGACCTCCAATCACGATAACTTCGGCCTGGCTGTTTTTATATTTCAACTTATTTTTATGGGACGTCACCCTTTTTCCGCAAAATATACCGGTTCGGAAGATATGACTTTAGAGCAGGCAATAAAAGAAAAGAGATTTGCATATATGAAAGAATCAAAATCAAGATACATGAGGCAGCCTCTTGGAACACTTTCCATCAATGGAGTATCTGATACCGTAGCGAAGCTTTTTGAAAGAGCCTTTTTAACCTCGGACCGTCCTGACGGAAAAGAATGGTCCATCTCTTTAGAGGAAATGCTCAATGATTTGATAAAATGTACTAAAGAGCCTTCCCATAAATACTATAAGTCCCAGGCCCGATGCCCCTGGTGCAGAATGGAAGGCAGCAAAGAGGGAGTATTGTTTTTCGGCAGGGCGGCAGGACAGCCGGATAAATATAAATATACTGATGTTGAAGATATATGGAGAAGTATCGCTAGTTTAAATCCGCCGGAACCCTTTCCCGACATGCCCGAATATAAGGATTTGAATCTTAAGCTTAAATCGGCAAGGCACAAACTCAGCAGAAAGGTAATTATAAAAAAGACAGCACCCTTTATTGGAGGTATAGGATTCATACTTGCTGCCGTCAATATGACCTTAGGCTCTTACTGGATGGTGGCTGCAGGAATTTTATTTGCTGCAGCAGTATTTTTGACATTAAAGCCCGCCCTTGTAAAATGCAGGGCCCAAACTGATAAAACCTATAATGATACGGTGAAAAGGCTGGATTTATATTTAAGTATAAAAGACAGGGATACATTGCGAAAAAGGTTTATAGATAAAAAAGAACAGTTGGCTTTAATTTATGAATCATATAAGGATTTGGAGCAAAAGCGAAAGCTTCGTTTAAAAGAAACAAGGACTGATAAAAACAAATATAAAATTGTTGATATATTAGACAGGGAACTTATCATTGAAAGCAGCAAAATAGAAAAAGAGCTTAAAAATGGTATGGAGCAGTTGGAGCAATTGCGCTTAAGAGCAGAAAAGAGGAAAAACGCGGTATGTGATGAAATAAAAAAGTGCATTGATATATTGGAAAGGAGCAGAGCATAGATAATATAAAATGTTTAAACAAGAATTTTTATGATATATAATGTATTTAATATATTTTTCCAAAGAGCAAAATTTTTTTCTTATATAATAACATACAAAAGGAGGCAATTTTTATGTTGTCGAAACTAAGCAAAAGTGCTGAAAAGGTTCAGGCAGTTCTTAATGAATTCGGATATGAACTTAATGTAGTTGAGCTTCCGGATTCCACCAGAACTGCTCAGGAAGCAGCAGATGCTATAGGCTGCACCGTAAGCCAGATAGCAAAATCCTTGATTTTCAAGGGAAAGGTTTCTCAAAAGCCTATATTAATAATTGCCAGCGGAACAAACAGAATTAATGAAAAAGCCATAAAAGAAATCACAGGCGAAAAGCTGGAGAAGGCCGATGCAGACTTTGTATTGGAACACACAGGCTTTGCAATAGGAGGGATTCCTCCCCTTGGTCATAAAAATACAATCGCCACGTTTATAGATGAAGATTTATTGCAATATGAAGAAATCTGGGCTGCCGCCGGCACACCCCATGCCGTGTTCAGGCTTACTCCAAAGATACTATCCGAAATAACAAAAGGAAATATTATAAATGTAAAATAAAAGAGTACTTTATTTCATAAATTAATCCCCTGATTGTAGATTTTATTCTATGGTCGGGGATTTTATTATCTTTTTACAAATATCATGCATAGTAAGGATGATAAAATCCAAACTTAATTAAGAAAGATTTTTTATTTGCTATGAAAGGAGATAATGCAATGGATGAAAATATGGTAAATTCTTTTCCCAAAACCGTACCGCCGCAGAAGCAGCCAAAGCAGCCCGGAATGACAAAGTTAATGAACCCGCTTCCTATTGATGAAGATCCTAACTACAAGGCATCCGGCAAACTGGCAGGTAAAGTGGCTGTGATTTCAGGAGGAGACAGCGGAATTGGAAGGGCGGTAGCATCCATCTTTGCAAAGGAAGGGGCAGATGTTGCCATACTTTACTTAGACGAGCATGAGGACGCTGAAGCTACAAAAAAGATAGTAGAAGGAACGGGAAGGAAATGCCTTCTTATACCTGGAGATATAGGGGAAGAATTCTTCTGTGTAAATGCAGTCAAAAAGATTATAAATATGTTCGGTAAAATAGATATTATCGTCAATAACAGCGCAGAACAGCACCCTCAGAACAGCATTGAGGATATAACAAAGGAACAGCTTATGCAAACATTTAAAACCAATTTTTTTGGTGTGTTTTTTCTTACAAAGGCGGTTATTCCTCATTTAAAAGAAGGGGCAGCCATAATTAATACCGCATCCATTACCGCATATAAAGGTGATGAGGGGCTTATCGATTATGCATCATCAAAAGGCGCAATTGTATCATTTACCCGTTCCATGGCATTGTCCTTGGTGGGAAGAAATATAAGAGTCAATGCAGTTTCTCCCGGTCCTGTATGGACACCTCTTATTCCTTCTTCCTTTAATGAGCAGGAAGTCGCAAAGTTCGGAAGCACAACTCCCATGGAAAGGCCGGCGCAGCCTGTTGAATTAGCCGGGGCTTATGTATACTTAGCAAGCAGCGATTCAACCTATGTGACAGGGCAGACCATACATGTAAACGGCGGAGTTTCAGTAAACGGATGAATAGCGGACAGAAAGATTCTGTCCCTATTTTATTGCTTCAAAGCAAGAAAGCAAGATTTCACCAAATATGTAAAATTTGATTATGGTTAACAGTCTACATAAGATGTATCATTAAATTAGGAACAGCTTATAAGCTTTCATATCTGTCCATCTCTTCAAAATACCATTATACCAGTGATGCGTTGCTTACCATATAAGTGCAGCCTCCCTGAAAAACTTACTTTAAACATATTAGGCCTGATAGGGTATCAATATTCAAATAAACTTGCTATGAAAAACTGGAAATATGTCTAATAATTTAATATAAAAATGGAGAAGGTGATTGACGTGAGAAATTATCTCAAAATGCTCCATAATTATAGGGTGATGACAGAAAATAAAATAATAGAACTTCAATTGTTAGGGGCTCTTGCACTAGCGAAGAGAAATCATGAAAGCCATGGGATTAAGGATATAAGATCCATCATGGATATGGCTTCCGTATATGTGGAGCTTGAAGATTATGATAATGCGGAAAAGATGTATATGAAAGCCTTGGAGTTAAACCCTGACGAAGCAGATGCCTATTGCGGTCTTGCAGTTATCTTTGTTAACTGTAAGGATTATCATCAGGCAATAGAGTATTATAAAAAAGCTATTGATATAAACCCTTGTAATGAAAGAGCATATTTTTCCCTGGCAGAAACTTATGATAAAATGAAACTTTACGACGAGGCAATCAGCTGCTATAAAAAAGCTGTTGAAATCAATGCTGATGATTATTGGGCTTATATAAACCTTGGAGAAATTTATGAAAAGCTGGACAAAGATAAGGAAGCCCTTGAAATAACTCAAAAAGCCATTGATAATGGCTTTGACTACTACAAAACCCATTTCACCATGGGTGTGATACTAAATAAGCTTAAAAGAACAGATGAAGCAATCGGCATGTATGTTAAGGCTATAGAAGAAAACCCCAATTATATTCCAAGCTTTTTAAACCTATCGGATATTTATAAAAGCAAGGAACTTTTTGAAAAAGCTGTAGATATTTTATCTTTCGGCATTAAACACAATAAAAAAGAAGCTGCTTTATATTACAGCAGGGCATGCATTTATGTACACCTGGATATCATTAAAAAAGCCTTAAATGATCTTAAAATGGCAGCAAGGCATAATCCCGGACTGGTCTGGGATATGGAAAGAGATTATGAGCTGTTTCCTGTCAAGAAACTTGACGCATATAAAGTAATTAAAAACTTATACTCAACTTTATAAAGGCAAGCGGCCTCCTCTGAGGGACTCATAGCGATACGATATATTGATAAAAATAAATAGCGAAAAAAATTTTACTTTATGTTATATTTATTTTTAAGTATATCTGTATCGACATAGGAGGCAAAAGTTTATAATGAGTGGACGAGCAATATCAAGGTTTCAGCCGGGCGTTACCCCGCCTTCAGATAGCAGCGAAAATGACATATGGTTTGTTTTTTATAACAGCAAGATTTTAATAAAAGAGCACGATGGGAAAATAATAATACCCCATGGATATAATATAAGATCTTTTAATGATAAAGTCATAAGGAAGAATTTATCGGTTTATTGGACGGACAGAACTGTCATGTGGCAGAAGTCTCAGAGGAGATAAGAGAACAGGACTTTTCGATGAAAGAAATGCGGCCCCTTTTAGATATTATGGATGATGAGCTTTTCCATATTACAGGGAAAGCTTATCAGATAATGGTTTGGGACAATGAACACCAATATTGCGGGAAATGCGGGGCAGCCATGGTGTATGTGGATAATGAAAGAGCAAAATACTGCCCTCAATGCGGATTTTCAAGTTATCCGCGTATTTCTCCGGCAATAATCGTTGCCATAACCGACAATGACCGCATACTTTTAGCACATAATAAGACCTTCCGTAATGGTATGTACAGCTTGATAGCCGGCTTTGTAGAACCGGGTGAAACCTTTGAGCAGTGCGTGGAAAGAGAAGTATACGAAGAAGTAGGTTTGAAAATCAAAAATATAAAGTACTTCGGGAGCCAGCCCTGGCCTTTTCCTCATTCATTGATGGTGGGTTTTACTGCCCAGTATGAAAGCGGAGATATCGATGTGGATGGAAAGGAAATTGAAAAGGCAGGATGGTTTGAACCAGATGAACTTCCTACAATACCTTCCCAGGGCAGCATCGCAAGAAAGCTCATTGATGCATATTTAAAATCAGTAAAAAAATAGATGGAAGTTTATCCATCTTATTTTTTTACAGTTCATAATTTCGTATCAAATCTTCCAGGGTATCTCTTCTCCTGATAATTTTTTCGGTGCCGTCTTCTTTTATCAGGAGTTCTGCAGGCCTTAATCTGTTGTTGTAATTTGAACTCATCACATATCCGTATGCGCCGGCATCCAATATTCCAAGGACGTCTCCTTCAAATATTTGAGGGAGCAGCCTCTCATAGGCCAATATATCCCCTGTTTCGCAAATATTTCCCACAATGGTTACATTCTCTTTAATATCGGATTTTAAATCCACTTTTCTGTATATTTCCACATCATGGTGGGAGTCGTACATAACCGGCCTTATAAGCACATTAAAGCCTAAGTCGGTTCCTGCATATTTTCTTCCGTAGTTTTCTTTAACGGCATGAACGGTGCCTAAAAGTACGCTGCATTCTGCCGGGATGTATCTTCCGGGCTCGATTTTAAAGTGAATTTCCCTGCCATATTTTTTAACCCACTCAAATATTATGGTGTCGATTTCTTTTCCCAGCTTTTTTAAGTCCAAACGTTCCTGACCCTCCTGCTTATGATAAGGTATGCCAAAACCTCCGCCCATATCTATAAATTCCAGGTCTTTAAAATTCTCTGCAATAGAAAGAAGGGATTTTAAGCTTTCAATATATGCGGTGCCTTCAAGGAAAAGAGAACCTATATGCTGATTTATACCAACAAGATTCAAATCATACTTTTTAATAATTTCCTTCACTTGGGGCAAGTATTTGGCCTCTACACCGAATTTGGTGTTTTTACCTGCAGTAACAACCTTTGCATTGTGGCCGGCACCATGGCCGGGATTGAAACGCACAGCAACTCTTCCGCCTCTGTTTATACTGCCGAATAATTCAAGCTGGGAAATAGAATCAATGCTTATCAAAACATCATTATCAATGGCGTATTTCATCTCTTCTGCAGATACGTTGTTGCTTATATAAAATATCTGCTCGGGTTTAAAACCGGCTTTTTGCTGCACATATATTTCACCGGGAGACATTGCATCCACATTCAAGCCTTCTTCCTGGGCAATGCTTAATAAAGTTAAATTGCTGTTGGCCTTTGCAGAATAGCTTACAGAAAAATTAGGATATTTAAGGAGGCTTTTCATTTCCCTGCATTTATCCCTGAATATTCTTTCATTATATACATAAAGGGGGCTGCCGTACTTTTCCACGAGTTCAATTGGATCCTTGCCTTCAAAAATATTGTAATCAGTGGTTACGTCGGAATATATCTTAATCATTTTTATTCTCCTTATTTCTTTAGTTATAGAATAATTATAATAAGCTTTTGCAATAATAAAAAGAATTTTTTGCACCTGCTAGTTAAATATTATCCAGCATATACAAATTAATTACATATATTTACTCAATAATGAAAAAATACATTTATAAAAATACGGGAGGTGATAAATGTGTCAGCTATACTATGCAGCAGCTGCGGGAAGGAACTGGAAGATGATAATATAAATTTCTGTATTTCCTGCGGAGGTTTATTTTGCAGCGATGAATTCGACAATAATTCAGAGCTTTGTCAGGAATGCGTTAAAAATGGATGCACAAGTTTATTTTGACGATATTTCCCGGGCAATTGTCTTTTAGATGTCGATATAAATCCATGTTATAAAAAAGGAAAAAATTGGGCAATATTAAATAATAATGATAAGTTCTTATATATTAAATTAGTTAGATTTATAAAAAAGGATACTGAAGGAAGGAAAAAGTATGAGAAAGAATGTATTGTTATTATTTTCAATATCGGTATTATTAATTGCAATAACGTCCATGGCTGTGATGAAGGGTATGGATGGCTATGGCGGGGGATTTAAGACAGGGCTTAATTCAAAGGGAAAGGAAGGAGCCAACCTACCCGATCTCACTTCGGACTTTGCAAGCGGATTAGGCACATCCATTGCTGAAAATCATAACTTAACCACAGCAGATAACAGCGAAACATTGGCGGCATCTGCAGAAGAAACCATGGTTGCCGGATTGAGCATAAACATAGTTGAAAACGACACCTTTGCCTATATAGATGAAGATGGAAATTTAAAGCTCAGAAGCTTGAATGATAATTTTGAACAGGCAGTAACCGAAAATATAGACATATATGATTACGACCTCAACTTAAAGGACGGAAAAGTGGTATATATTGCCCGCGACAATGAAGACTATTCAGACAACATATTGGTTTTATATGACATCAAGACAAAAACAAGAGAGATAATTGACAAAAATGAGCCGGCCAGAATAGTAAGATGGTCTCCAAATTATAAGTACATTGCCGTGGATTATGGTACCGGGTCATTGGGAGCTACAAAAATATACGATATTGAAAGCAAAAAATGGATTAGGGTTACCGAAGGGGCTACCATGGGGTTTGAATGGTCTCCTGACGGCAATTCAATAACCATAGGTATTTCTGAAAATGTGGATCCGCCCACACCTATAGAGGAAGGCGATTCCATAAGCACTGCAGTAGTTTTAATGCATAAAGACAGCGACATGAAAATACTTATGAAAGGCAGCAGTGAATATCTCTGCCAGCCGGTATTATGGCTTGATAATGATACTCTCATTATAGAAAAGATGATGGTACAAGGCGAAGGGGAAGTTCAATATTATAAAGCAGATATAAATACCTCGAATCTTACAGAAATAAATATGGAGGAAATTCCACAGCAGGAAGAACCTCAGAACATTCCCGATGAGGCTTTAAATGTAGTTTATGATATTTCTTCCGACGGAAATAATGTACTATATACCTTATATGATGAAGAAGATAAAAAGCTTAAAATAATGGTTTGGGATGTAGAAAAGCAGCAAAGCACAGAAATCTGCCCGGGGAGTGAAGGCAGATGGATAAAAAGCAAACAATAAGCTAAAAGCCCGGTATCCGGGCTTTTAATATTATAAAGTCAAATAATTGTTATTTTGCCATAAAAACTCTGGTATAATAAAAATTGAATAAAACATATGAATGAGAGAGGTGTGCAGCAGTTGACGGATATTTATAAAGGCTTGGATCCTGAGCCAGTGTTTAAGTTTTTTCAGGAGATTTCATCCATCCCCAGAGGTTCGGGAAATGAAAAAGCTATAAGTGACTATATGGTTGAGTTTGCCAGGGCAAGAAACCTTCATTGTATTCAGGATGAAGCATTAAATATTATAATAAAAAAACCAGGAAACTTTGGATATGAGAATGCCCCCACCGTCATCATCCAGGGCCATATGGACATGGTATGTGATAAAAACAAAGAAACACGTCATGACTTTGAGAAAGACCCCATAAAGCTCAGAGTGGAGGGGGATATGCTTTATGCAAATAATACTACTCTTGGTGCGGATAATGGCATCGCCGTAGCCTATGGACTTGCACTTTTAGATTCAAAGGATATTCCTCACCCCCCTTTAGAAGTGCTTTTGACCACAGAAGAAGAAACGGGACTTATTGGAGCTTCAGCTCTTGATATGAATAATTTGACGGGCAAATATTTAATAAACATAGACTCGGAAGAAGAAGGCTACTTGCTTGCAGGATGTGCCGGCGGAGTGAGGACAAAACATTGTATCCCTATTTCCTGGGAAGATGTCAAAGATGAACTTGAGTATTATATAATAAGCATAAAAGGATTGAA containing:
- the nudC gene encoding NAD(+) diphosphatase — encoded protein: MAEVSEEIREQDFSMKEMRPLLDIMDDELFHITGKAYQIMVWDNEHQYCGKCGAAMVYVDNERAKYCPQCGFSSYPRISPAIIVAITDNDRILLAHNKTFRNGMYSLIAGFVEPGETFEQCVEREVYEEVGLKIKNIKYFGSQPWPFPHSLMVGFTAQYESGDIDVDGKEIEKAGWFEPDELPTIPSQGSIARKLIDAYLKSVKK
- a CDS encoding eIF2A-related protein; protein product: MRKNVLLLFSISVLLIAITSMAVMKGMDGYGGGFKTGLNSKGKEGANLPDLTSDFASGLGTSIAENHNLTTADNSETLAASAEETMVAGLSINIVENDTFAYIDEDGNLKLRSLNDNFEQAVTENIDIYDYDLNLKDGKVVYIARDNEDYSDNILVLYDIKTKTREIIDKNEPARIVRWSPNYKYIAVDYGTGSLGATKIYDIESKKWIRVTEGATMGFEWSPDGNSITIGISENVDPPTPIEEGDSISTAVVLMHKDSDMKILMKGSSEYLCQPVLWLDNDTLIIEKMMVQGEGEVQYYKADINTSNLTEINMEEIPQQEEPQNIPDEALNVVYDISSDGNNVLYTLYDEEDKKLKIMVWDVEKQQSTEICPGSEGRWIKSKQ
- a CDS encoding zinc-ribbon domain-containing protein; amino-acid sequence: MSAILCSSCGKELEDDNINFCISCGGLFCSDEFDNNSELCQECVKNGCTSLF
- a CDS encoding helix-hairpin-helix domain-containing protein → MENINVYDSNKNKIILGDFLGRGGEGSVYEVAGNANLAAKIYHDPLNKNKEDKLKAMTYVKSEKLLNVLAWPVDTLYNADDNSMVGILMPMVKGYKEIHKLYNPGVRIAEFPHAGWDFLIRTASNLARAFSVVHKHDHVIGDINPGNIVVSSRATVMLIDTDSFQVSAYGNIYPCNVGVTMYQPPELQDIKSFEGLIRTSNHDNFGLAVFIFQLIFMGRHPFSAKYTGSEDMTLEQAIKEKRFAYMKESKSRYMRQPLGTLSINGVSDTVAKLFERAFLTSDRPDGKEWSISLEEMLNDLIKCTKEPSHKYYKSQARCPWCRMEGSKEGVLFFGRAAGQPDKYKYTDVEDIWRSIASLNPPEPFPDMPEYKDLNLKLKSARHKLSRKVIIKKTAPFIGGIGFILAAVNMTLGSYWMVAAGILFAAAVFLTLKPALVKCRAQTDKTYNDTVKRLDLYLSIKDRDTLRKRFIDKKEQLALIYESYKDLEQKRKLRLKETRTDKNKYKIVDILDRELIIESSKIEKELKNGMEQLEQLRLRAEKRKNAVCDEIKKCIDILERSRA
- a CDS encoding metallophosphoesterase family protein, with translation MRILLISDIHGNLEALESCFKAAEKEKIDTINVLGDIVGYMANPNECVEKVKEFECILGNHDNAVFNDEELKYFNSYAAKAIMWTRENIKKRNMDFLSSLNNSKVFIQHNYTITHGSLCDPLEYIEYEYQAERIMEIATTPLVFAGHTHVPAMWRLYEKDDKPHILKVNGDSLTFNRDIQLEKDKKYIINIGAVGQPRDGNPKGCCAIYDSIEYTVKYLRFEYPVEETVQKIKANNLPVFLHKRLLKGE
- the lysA gene encoding diaminopimelate decarboxylase, coding for MIKIYSDVTTDYNIFEGKDPIELVEKYGSPLYVYNERIFRDKCREMKSLLKYPNFSVSYSAKANSNLTLLSIAQEEGLNVDAMSPGEIYVQQKAGFKPEQIFYISNNVSAEEMKYAIDNDVLISIDSISQLELFGSINRGGRVAVRFNPGHGAGHNAKVVTAGKNTKFGVEAKYLPQVKEIIKKYDLNLVGINQHIGSLFLEGTAYIESLKSLLSIAENFKDLEFIDMGGGFGIPYHKQEGQERLDLKKLGKEIDTIIFEWVKKYGREIHFKIEPGRYIPAECSVLLGTVHAVKENYGRKYAGTDLGFNVLIRPVMYDSHHDVEIYRKVDLKSDIKENVTIVGNICETGDILAYERLLPQIFEGDVLGILDAGAYGYVMSSNYNNRLRPAELLIKEDGTEKIIRRRDTLEDLIRNYEL
- a CDS encoding DUF4250 domain-containing protein, producing the protein MDEKEMIKGDPHILLSWTNTMLRDKADSLDDLLHLYGFKKEELIRRLQSIGYKYDIDENQFKNL
- a CDS encoding SDR family oxidoreductase, whose amino-acid sequence is MDENMVNSFPKTVPPQKQPKQPGMTKLMNPLPIDEDPNYKASGKLAGKVAVISGGDSGIGRAVASIFAKEGADVAILYLDEHEDAEATKKIVEGTGRKCLLIPGDIGEEFFCVNAVKKIINMFGKIDIIVNNSAEQHPQNSIEDITKEQLMQTFKTNFFGVFFLTKAVIPHLKEGAAIINTASITAYKGDEGLIDYASSKGAIVSFTRSMALSLVGRNIRVNAVSPGPVWTPLIPSSFNEQEVAKFGSTTPMERPAQPVELAGAYVYLASSDSTYVTGQTIHVNGGVSVNG
- a CDS encoding PP2C family serine/threonine-protein phosphatase, translating into MIKDTFKIAYASCQGSYHKNRNIPCQDYCYIKIIHSKKSETVLAIVVSDGAGSAKYSEIGSCIVCHSVMEEIKEFFKGDKKLYDFSRQNAEEMIRSFQHGLSGFAGIFETSGREFSCTLLCALIGDKGGVFFQIGDGAIVISTDEDSENYFPVFWPMRGEYENSTLYATDTESLREGLEYKSIIGNIQDIAVFTDGLQRLALHYKTRTAYGPFFKPLFSYIKSKADTNTEKFNHSLDSFLNSPRINKRTDDDKTLVIASRSD
- a CDS encoding vWA domain-containing protein, coding for MMSEFEDQIPFSEIEFAENPEPRCPCLLLLDTSSSMKGRPISELNEGLICFKDELMADELASKRVEIGIITFGPVRVQNSFQTADVFEPSLLNTSGHTPMGAAIETGIEMINKRKSEYRQNGISYYRPWIFLITDGGPTDKWERAAKMIREGEDKKAFMFFAVGVEGANMGILNQIAVRQPLKLKDLRFRDLFSWLSNSLVSVSHSSLGEQVSLKNPEGPDGWAAADD
- a CDS encoding tetratricopeptide repeat protein, with translation MEKVIDVRNYLKMLHNYRVMTENKIIELQLLGALALAKRNHESHGIKDIRSIMDMASVYVELEDYDNAEKMYMKALELNPDEADAYCGLAVIFVNCKDYHQAIEYYKKAIDINPCNERAYFSLAETYDKMKLYDEAISCYKKAVEINADDYWAYINLGEIYEKLDKDKEALEITQKAIDNGFDYYKTHFTMGVILNKLKRTDEAIGMYVKAIEENPNYIPSFLNLSDIYKSKELFEKAVDILSFGIKHNKKEAALYYSRACIYVHLDIIKKALNDLKMAARHNPGLVWDMERDYELFPVKKLDAYKVIKNLYSTL
- a CDS encoding YbaK/EbsC family protein, which codes for MLSKLSKSAEKVQAVLNEFGYELNVVELPDSTRTAQEAADAIGCTVSQIAKSLIFKGKVSQKPILIIASGTNRINEKAIKEITGEKLEKADADFVLEHTGFAIGGIPPLGHKNTIATFIDEDLLQYEEIWAAAGTPHAVFRLTPKILSEITKGNIINVK